Genomic segment of bacterium:
CGCGGTCCCCTTGGTGCGCACGCCCTGGTTCTTCACCACGGGAAACTTTTTCGCCTGGTTGGTGAACTTCCCCTTGCCGTTGTTGATGTAAAGCTGGTTGGCGAGCTTGCAGTCCCCTTCGTAGAGGTCGATGCTGCCGTCGTTGTTCACGTCGCCCCAGGAGGGACCTTTTCCCCATCCCTCGTAGGCGAGGCCGGCAGGGGTGGAGACGTCGGTGAAGTGACCCTTGCCGTCGTTGTGCAGCAGGCGGTTGGGGCCCACGTAGTTGCTGATGTAGAGGTCCAGGTTGCCGTCGTTGTCGTAGTCGGCGAAGGCGGCGCCCAGCCCCCAGTTGGGATCGTCGGCCCCGGATTCCCTGGAGAAGTCGCGGAAGGTGCCGTCGCCGTTGTTGAGGTAGAGCTTGTTCTTCTGGCCGGTGGGGTACTCGCCGTTGACCACGTAAAGGTCGGGCCAGCCGTCGTTGTTGACGTCGCTCCAGACCGCGCTCCACGACCAGCTGCGGTCCCCCACCCCCGCCTTGTCGGTCACGTCGGTGAAGGTGCCGTTGCCGTTGTTGCGGTAAAGGATATTCTTCTTCCCCACGCCGTAGTTGGCGAGGTAGAGGTCGAGGAAGCCGTCGCGGTCGTAATCCGCCCAGGCGGCCGCGTAGGTGAACATCTTCGCTCCCACCCCCGCCTTGTCGGTCACGTCGGTGAAGGTGCCGTTGCCGTTGTTGTGCATGAGGCGGTTGGACTCGATCTCCTCGCGGCCGCCCTTGACGATGTACAGGTCGGGGAAGCCGTCGTTGTCGTAGTCCGCGAAGCTGGAGCCCATGGAATAGCCGTTGGCCACGTCGGCCAGCCCCGCCTTCCCGGTGATATCGGTGAAGGTGCCGTTGCCGTTATTCCGGTAAAGGATGCTCCGGCCGCCCTTGTTCGAGACGAAAAGGTCCTGGTACCCGTCGCGGTCGATGTCCGCCCAGGCCACTCCCTTGCCGTTGCCGACGTTCCCCACCCCGGCCTTCCTGGTGACGTCCGAGAAGGGGAGGGCGAAGCTGGTGAACGGAAGAGCGATCAGGCACAACCCCGCCACGGCCACCCGAAGACACAGCATTTTCCCTTCGCGCCTCATATCTTCCTCCGTGTTCTCTTTCTCCGCTGACGGAACGTCGGCCCGGCGGCACACATATCCTTGGAGATTCATACGATATCCCGACCCGGAGGTTACGCCATCCGGGACCCTTGTGCCAAATCGGCATTATCCCGCAATTCGGACATTCTATCCGAAAATTCCGTTCGGGTAGAAAACGTGTGGCGCAAGCCGCTTCCCGCGGGAGGGTGGTACCATTACTCATGGGTCCACCAATAAGTGACAAATCTTCCCGGGAAGGAGAAGAGCGATGGACAGTGTGTACAAGGTCATCGATGTCGTGGGGACGAGCAAGACGTCGTGGGAAGATGCCGCGAAAAACGCGGTGGAGACGGCCGGGAAATCTCTCGAGGACCTGAGAGTCGCGGAAGTCGTCAAACTGGATCTTGCCATCGAGAAGGGGAAGGTCGTCGCCTACCGGGCACGGATGAACATCTCCTTCAAGTATCGGGCGTAACGGGGACGAGGATTCCCGCTTCCTCCGCAGGCCGGGAGGAGGGGTCGGCGTTGCTCCAGGCGAGGGTGTTCCTCCTGGTGGCCGCGACGTTCTCGACGATCTACCTTACCCAGCCCGTGCTCCCGGTCCTGCGGGAAGAGTTCGGGATTGACGCGGCGAAGGCGTCCCTCACGGTATCCGCCGTGATCTTCGGGATCGCGCTGGCCACCTTGCCGTTCGGACGCCTGGCGGACCGCTTTCCCGCCCGTCCGATCATCCTCGCCGGCGGGACGCTCGCTTCCCTGTGCGGTTTTCTCTGCGCGGCCACGAACAGTTTCCCGCTCCTGGTGGCGGCGAGGTTTCTCCAGGGGGTGTTCGTCCCGTCACTCACCACGTGTCTCGTGGTGTACCTCGCCCGCCGTCTTCCCGCCGGGCGGCTGAACGTTGCGATGGGGGCCTACGTCTCCGCCACGGTTGCGGGGGGGCTGGGCGGAAGATTGCTCGCGGGGTTCCTCCATCCGCCCCTTCACTGGCGCTACGCCTTCGTAACCGCCTCCATTTTCCTCCTCCTCGCGACCCTCGATGCGGGGCGGTGGCTTCCGCGGGAGGAGAAGCTCCTCGACGCGGGAGGGGAAGGAGGGGGGTTCGCCGCGCTGCTCTCGCGTCACGACCTGTTGCGGATCTTCTCCGTCGGCGCGGCGTCGTTCGGGGCCTTCTCCTCCGTATTCAACTATCTCCCGTTCCATCTTGCCGGGCCGCCGTTCCTGTTGTCCACGCACCTCATCACGATGCTCTACCTTTCCTACCTGGTCGGCGTCGGAATCGGCCCCTTCGCGGGGCGGCTCGGGAACCGGCTGGGCAACGGGACCACGATGGCGGTCGGTGGAGCGGTGTTCGGCGCTTCGGTCCTCTTCACGCTTGTCTCGTCGGTCGCGGCCGTGGCGGCGTCGCTCGCGGGGGTGTGCGCCGGTTTTTTCATCGTGCATACCGCTGCCGTGGGTGCGTTGAACCGGAAGCTTGCGGCCGGTCGCGGGAGGGGGAATTCCCTATACGTTCTCTTCTATTACCTTGGGGGGACGGCCGGGATCACGGCGAGCGGACTTGCGTATCGCCGTGAGGGATGGAGGGGCGTGGTTGCCCTGGTGGTGGTCCTCCTTCTGGTCCCGGTCGCCGCGGGGATCCTGGAGGCCCGGGGAGAAATACAGGCAGCCTCCGTCGCAGGCAGTAAAGATCGACCCCGGCATTTCCGATAATAGTTATCGGGACGATCCGTCCGTATTCCAATCCGGATCGCTTTGGGAAAGAGGAACCGCGCAACATGCCGAGAATCGATGCTTTTTTGAAAATCATGCAGCAGTCCGGCGCGTCCGACCTCCATCTTGGAGACGGCTACTCGCCGTTTCTCCGGATGCACGGGATCCTCGAAACAACGCAGCACCGGGTCTTTTCCCCCGAAGAAGTGAAGATCCTTTTTTTCGAGATGCTGACGGACGCCCAGATCAAGGAGCTGGAAACCGCCGGAGAAATCGATTTCATGTACGAATTGTCCGGGGTGGCCCGTTTCCGGATCAACATCTATAAAAAACACGTCGGATTGGCCGGCGCCTTCAGGATCATTCCCAACAAGATCCCGACGCTCGACGGATTGGGATTCCCCGAAACCCTCAAGAAGCTGCTGTCCCACAGGAACGGCCTGATCCTGGTGACCGGACCGACGAACTCCGGGAAGACGACGACGCTCGCGGCCATGGTGGACTACCTGAACGAGACGAGGAACCACCACATCATCACGCTCGAGGACCCCCTCGAGTACATCCACACGAACAAGAATTGCCTGATCAACCAGCGGCAGATCGGCCAGCACAGCCGGTCCTTCGCCAAGGCGCTGCGTTCGGCGCTTCGCGAAGATCCGAACGTGGTCCTCGTGGGGGAGATGAGGGACAACGAAACGATTTCCCTCGCGCTTACGGCGGCGGAAACCGGACTGCTGGTCCTGGGGACGCTTCACACGAAATCGGCGGCGCAGACCGTCAGCCGGATCGTCGACGCGTTTCCATCGAACCAGCAGGACCAGATCCGGATGGCGCTGTCGGAGGTCCTCGTGGGCGTCTGCAGCCAGCAGCTCGTGAAGCGGGCGGACGGTTCGGGCCGGGTCGCGGCGCTCGAGGTCATGATGAGGACCCCTGCCATCGGGAATCTCATCCGCGAATCGAAAACGCAGCAGATCGGAAACGCCCTCGTGACCGGAAGGGCGCTGGGGATGCAGAAGCTGGAGCACCACCTCCGGGATCTGGTGTCCCGGAAAATCATCAGCCCGGAGGAAGCCGCGCTGCACGCCGAGAACCCGCAGGACTTTCTCGTCGCGAGGAAAGACGCTCCCGCGGAAAAACCCGCTCCGCCGAGGACCCCGTGAAGAAATTCCGGCTCGACCAGATCCTGCTCCGGATGGGGGTGGTTTCCGAGGAGCAGATCGGGAAAGCGCTGCTTCGCCAGAAAGCGCGCGGCGGGAAACTCGGATCGCACCTGCTCTATTTCCGCTTCGTCACCGAAGACCAGATGGTGCAGGCGCTGGCGGAGCAGTTCGCCGTCAGCGGGGTCCGGCTGAGCCGTTGCGAGATCCCCGAGGACGTCGTGAAGAGGATCCCCGTGGCGCTCGCGGAAGAGCACGTCGCCCTTCCGTTCCGCTTCGACCGGGAGAAGGGCGAACTGCACGTCGCCATCGCCGACCCGGAGGACAAGGAAGCCCTCTCCCTGCTGCGCCGCTCGAGCGGCGCTCCCAGGGTCATCCTGTACATCGCGCCGGAAAGCCGGATCCGGAGCCGGATCGCCTCCCTCTATCATGGCCGCGCCGACGCATCGTCGCGGGATCACGTCATCGACCTTCCGGACCTGTTCGAAGAGGAAAAGGAGAAGCGGGCCGCCGGGTCCGCGGAACCGAAGGCGGCCGGAGGAAAAGCGCTGCCGCGGGCCGGGATCCTGCTGTACACCGGGCAGGTGTTCCTCAAGAACGTGCTTCCTTCGGTCTTCGAGCGGGAGGGAGCGCGTCTTGCCGTGGCGACCTCGGTCGACCAGATCGTCGAAGCGCTCCAGGCGGGCGAATGGAACCGGGTCCTCGTGTCGGAAGACGTCCGCGGGGAGTTCGAACGGTTCCTCTCGGGGCCCGGAAGCCGCATCGCCGTTCCGGAAGTGACGTATTTCCGGACCGTGGCGAACGCCCTCCTCGAGAACCCGGTCCCGTACGAGAAAATGTTCGAATCCCTGCTGGCGGCGGTCCGGCGCATCGCCGGCCCGCGTTCGGCCGGCTCCGCCGGGTCCCCGGCGTACGCGCTGATCTCGAAGGAGATCGTGGAGGTCGGCCGGGGCCTGGGCCTGGGCCGCGTCGTCGTCGACGGCCTTCGGATCGCGGCGCACCTGCTGACCCCGCCGACGGAGCGGAAGGACGGGGCGGCGGACCACCCCCCCCGCCCGGGAGCGAACCTGTTCGGGGATCTCGATGCGTCGATCCGGGTCGCCGTATCACTCGAATTTCCCTGGGACATCGCGGCCTGCCTGCGACTCCTCGGAACGGCGGCCCCGGCCGGAGGAAGCTCCTCCCCGCCCGAGGAAGGGAGAAGGGCGTTGCACACCGCGGCCGGCCTCCTTGCGCTCGTGTGGTACCGTCACCAGGCGTTGCCGTCCCTTCACGGCGGGACCGGGGGGGATCCCGAGGCCCTCAAGTCCGGGCTCCGCGCCCAGGCGGGACGCCTGGCGCCGTCGTCCGTGGTCGAGGCGTACGTCCGGGTGCTCGAACAGTCCGACGCCTTTTCCGGCGCCGGGAAGGACATCATCGTCGTCGGCGAAGTCGACCCGCCGTCGTCGAACCTCTTCCTGGAGCTGAAGCAGCACGGGTTCCGGGTCGCGCGGGTCGATGATCTCGCGGAGGCGCGAAAGCTCTTCCTCCGCCGCCGGCCGGCGGCGATCGTCCTTCGCGTCGACGAGTCGCTGTCCGCCGCCGACGTGTTCTGCCGTTTCCTCCGCGAGGAGGAAGGAGACTCCGACACGGTGCTGTTCGCCGTTACGCAACGGAGCGAGCCGTCGTTCCTCCTGAACCTCATGGACACCTGGTTCAGCGACGTGTTCACCCTTCCCATGAACGGCCAGGTCGTCGTCGCCCGGATCTCCCGGGCGCTCTCCGGCCGGGAGAGGGGGGCCGCCGGCCCGGTCGGGCAAGGGTTCAGCGCCACCTTCAAGGATCTGTCGTTCGTGGATCTCGTCCAGGCGCTGGGGACCGGCGGGAAGAGCGTCCGCATGCGGATCGAACACGTAGGCGGGGTGCAGACCGACATCTGCTTCCGGAAGGGGCGGATCGTGTTCGCGGAGTGCGGGCAGGAGAAGGGTGTCGACGCCGTGTACCGGGTCATCTGCCGGCAGGACGAAGGCAGCTTCCGGATCGAGCCGATCCGGTCGTTTCCCCCGGAGAACGTGTCGGTTCCGACCGACTACATCCTCCTGGAGGGATCCCGCCGTCTCGACGAGCATCGCGCCCGGCATTGATCCCGGGCACGCTCCTTCGGGCTCAAGGCCCGCTTCCTTCTCCGACCCGCAAATCCGGTCCCGCCCCGTTGAACAGGATCTCCGCCCGCAGCACCGCGCCCCACACCGGTTTCCGGCTCCCGTCCTCCTTCCTCGGCCAGCGGATGTCGGGCTCCCCCTCGAGGAAGAGCCATTTTCTCCAGACGTTCCGGCGGTATCGGGCAAGGACCCGGTAATTCGTTGCGATCCACGCGGGTCGGGACGAGCCCGAGGCGCCCCCGGCGAAGGTGACCGCGCTTTTCGGTGAAAGCTTATGGAGGAGGGAGAGCTCCGATCCCCACGTCCACCCGGAGCGGTTCTCCACGATCGCAAGGGAGTTGGACCATCGGAGCAGGGTGGGAGGGGCGAGCCAGCGCTCGAGGTCGACCTGGTTCGATTCGCCGAAGCCGTCCCGGGCGTCCCAATACCCGATTATCGTGAACCGCCCGAGGGTTTCGAGCCCGATGGGCCGCGCGTGCTGGAACCGCGTGCGGACGAAGGCATCGGGGGGAAGCTTCACCCGCACCCCGGCCCCCACGTCGAGGCTGGACCGCGGGGTCCGAAGGAGGTCGTAGACCAGTTCCGTGGAACCGGTCCGGGTCCGGCTTCCCACGTCCAGGCCGGGGTTCCCGGGATCCTCCTGGGTGACGGCGTTCGGATCGCCCTTGGTCTCTCCCGAAATGACCAGGCGCCACCGTTTCTTGAGCCTCGGAAGGCGCACCGATGCACGAACCGTGCTTCGGAAGGAGAAGTGCTCCTCCTCGTCCCACCGAAGTTCGTTCGTCCAACGCAGGAACGACTCGGGCCGTTCGGTGACCTCCATCCGCTCATCCCCGAAAAACCGGTCGAACCAGGCGACGGTGTCGAACAGGTTCCTCTCGACCCGGGAATGGGTCCGGTCCACCCAGCCGTTGTCGGCGGCGGGCACAACCGCACCCGCCGCGTTGTCCGTTGCCGCGGTGGCGGTTGCGCCCGGAGGACCGGCCGCAAGAGACGCGCCGGCAGCCGGGGACAGGAGCAGCGCCGCCGCCAATGCCGGGAAAAACAGGAACCAGGAGCGTGCGCTCCCCGGCGACGGTTTCATCTTTGCCCTGGGGGCCGGGTACGGGTGGAGACGGTGGCCGTTACGGCTTTACGGTCGCCTCCTCGACGATCACCTTGTACAGGTATCCCGCCCCGAAATCCTTGTCCTTGTATAAGGTTCCCTTCGCCGTCACCACGTCCCCCACCTTCGGAACGTCCTGCGTGGTGACCACCAGGTTGTTCGTTCCCTTCCCCGCCTCTCCGCTGCCGTCGCGGAGGTGGACCCAGTTCTTTCCCATGATCCCCTTCGATACCTTGACGACCTTGCCGCGCACCGTGACGGGCTTCTTGTCCAGCTTCCCGGATTTCTCGTACGTTTCCGCCACGCTGTAGGCGTCCGCTCCCTTGGCCTTTTCCACCTTGATCGGCTCCGCGGAGACCGGTGCCTTCGCGCCTTCGCTCCCCCCGCTCGAGGCATTCCCGAAAGCCGATGCATCGCCCCCTGCCGCCAATGCCCCGATGGAAACGCAAAGAGCGACCCACTTGCCGAAACGATTCATCCGTATCCCCTTTCCGGGTGGTTTCGGGACAGTTTACCATCCTCGTCCCCCGCTCGGTTAAACTACGCACGGAGGCGGTCCCGTCCCTGGGGCCGGCCATGATCCGAAAGGGGGGGACCCGATGCGCGTGGTGGGATTCAACGGAAGCGCCCGGAAGGGCGGGAACACGACCTCGCTCCTTCGGCACGTGTTCGCGGAGCTGGAGAAGGAGGGGATCGGAACCGAGCTGCTGGAATTGTCCGGAAAGCGGATCCGCGGGTGCACCGCCTGCTACAAATGCTTCGCGAACAAGGACCGCCGGTGCGCGGTGAAGGGCGACGCGGCGAACGACTGCATCGCGAAGATCGACGGAGCCGACGGCATCCTGCTGGGATCTCCCACCTACTTCGCCGACGTCACCGCGGAGATGAAGGCGCTGATCGACCGGGCGGGGATGGTCGGACGCGCCAACGAAAACCTGTATCGGCGGAAAGTCGGCGCCGCCGTGGTGGCGGTGCGCCGTGCCGGCGCGATCCACGCCTTCGACACGATGAACCACTTCTTCCTCATCGCCCAGATGATCGTCCCCGGTTCGAGCTACTGGAACATCGGGGTCGGCCGGGAGATCGGCGACGCGGAGAAGGACGAGGAGGGGGTGGCGACGATGCGCACGCTCGGGCGGAACATGGCATGGCTGATGAAGGCGCTTGCGTCGGCGAAGGAGGAATGATGTTGCAGGGGTTGTCATTTGCGCATTCGGATCTTCTTATGTGATACGATTTTTGCCTGTGCGCCATCCGGGGATGATCCGCAGTGCGGCACCCGGGACCGGGGGTAAGGCGATGGAGGAAAATGCGCGTTCCGAACCCGTCGACGAATTGCGCCGGGCGCAGCAGGAACTCGAAGCGTTGCGCATCAAGTACTTCGACCTGTACGACATGGCGCCGGTGGGGTATTTCACCGTCAGCGGGAAGGGGTTGATCCTCGAGGCGAATCTCCGGGGCGCCGATCTGCTGGGCGTCGAACGGAAGCGGTTGATCCGGCAGCCGCTGGCCCGATATATCGTTCCGGAGGATCAGGACCTCTACTACCTGCACCGCAAACGCCTGTCCGAATCGGGCGCGCGGCAGGAGTTCGAGATCCGGATGTGCCGCCAGGACGGCTCCCCGTTCTTTGCCCGATTGGAGATGGGCGCCGAGCGGGATGGGGAAAACGGCCCGCCGGTCTGCCGTACCACGGTGAGCGACATCACGGCGCACAAGAAGCTGGAGGAGGAGAAGCGGAACCTCGAGGGGAAGATGCGGCAGAGCCAGAAGCTGGAAAGCATGGGTGTCCTGTCGGGGGGGATCGCGCACGATTTCAACAATCTGCTCATGGTTGTCCTGGGACACGCCGAAATGGCCTCCAGGGAGATCCCTCCGACGTCCGTCGTCCGGGGAAACCTCACCGAAATCACGACCGCAGCGCAGCGGGCCGCCGATCTGTCCCGGCAGATGCTGGCGTACGCCGGCAGATCGGTGTTCGCGCTGGAGCGGGTGGAACTGCGGGACCTGCTGGAGGCGATGACGCCGCTGCTGCAGGCGGCGATCTCGAAGAAGGCGATCCTGAACCTCGACCTCCAGCGCGATTTGCCTCTCATCCAGGCGGACCCGAGCCAGATCCGGCAGGTCGTGTTGAGCTTGATCAGCAACGCGTCGGATGCGATCGGCGACCGGAACGGGGTGATCACGGTATCGTTGGGCGCGAGGCGGTTCGACGACGAGTCCCTGCGCCGGACGGAACTGCACGATGACTTCGCGCCGGGGCTGTACGTACGGTTGCAGGTGACCGACACCGGCCACGGGATGGACGCGGCAACGCAGACGCGCATCTTCGAGCCGTTCTTCACCACGAAGTTCGCGGGGCGGGGGCTGGGGCTGGCCGCCGTCCAGGGGATCGTCCGTGCGCACAGGGGAGCGCTGACGGTGTACAGCGAACCCGGGAAGGGGACGACGTTCCAGATCCTCTTCCCGGCGGTAAAAGACGATCGGAAGGAAGCTCGGACGATCGATGCCTCCTCCCCATCGGCCGACTGGCGGGGAAAGGGGACGATCCTGCTGGTGGACGACGAGAAGAGCCTGGTCGACCTGGGAGCGAAGATGCTGGAGCGCCTGGGCTTCAGCGTGCTGACGGCCTTCGACGGCCTGCAGGCGGTGGAGCGGTACCGTGAGCTGGGCCATGAGATCGACCTGGTCCTGATGGACCTGACGATGCCCCACATGGATGGAGCGAATGCGTTCGCCGAAATGCGCCGGTTGAACCCCGAGGTCCGCGTCGTCCTTGCCAGCGGGTACAGCCCGGAAGATGTGGGGTCCCGCTTCGCGGGGAAAAGCATCGACGGGGTATTGCAGAAGCCGTTCACCATCGAGAAGTTGCGGGAAACGCTCGCCGGGCTCGTGCCGGAGCGGCAGGCCGGGGAGGCGTGAGGGCTAGCGCCGTCCCGTCCGGAGGTTCGGTGAAGGCGCGGGGAGCGGGTGCTTCGGGTAGACGACCGTCACGCCGGGGTTGTTGAAGTACGTCTCGCCGGGGACGAATTCGAGGCGGCCGGCGTGGCGGGAGAGCAGCTCGCGAATTGCGGTCCGCAGGTCGCCGCCGCGGCCCGAGGATCCGTAGCCGTGGATCACGCGGATCGGGCCGGTGTCCCCCGCCCGAAGCCGCGCGTTGTAACAGGCGGCGAGGCGGGAGAGCGCTTCCGCGACGGTCAGCCCGTGCAGGTCGATCTCCCCCGCCGGTTCCCGCCGACGCCGGGTTTCCTCCATGTTCCTCCCCCCCGTTTCCGAGCGGTTCTTCACAAGGTGGAGTGTACCACCGTCGCCCGGAACCCCGGATCCCGGGGGGCGACAAAAGGAGTTCCCCTGGAATCGGATATTCTGATACATTCGTATGCACTCCAAGAAGAACCACCGTGGGACAGGTATCATGCCCGGCACCGAGAATCTCCCGCCGGAAGTGTACAGGGCGCTGTTCGAGTGTCACCCCGCGCCGATGTGGGTGTACGACCTCGATACGCTGCGGTTTCTCGCGGTAAACGACGCCGCGATCCTTCACTACGGCTATTCCTCCGACGAGTTCCTGTCCATGACGATCCGGGACATCCGTCCCCCCGAAGACGTTCCGGCGCTGCTCGAGAACGTCGCACGGGTCACGGAAGGGATCGACCTGGCGGGGGTGTGGCGGCACAGGAAAAAGGACGGGAGCCTGATCGACGTCTCGATCGTATCCCACACCCTCCTCTTCGGCGGACGGAAAGCGGAGTTGGTGATGGCGACCGACGTCACCGGGAAACTCCGGCTGGAGGCGTCGCTGCGGCAGGCGCAGAAGTACGAGGCGATCGGGTTGCTCGCGGGGGGAGTCGCCCACAACCTGAACAACCTCATGACGGTCGTCGAGGGCTACAGCACCATGGTCCTGGACCGGATGGCGCCGTCGGCCCCGTGGCGCCGGGAAGTCGAGGCGATCCACAGGGCCGGAAAGCGCGCCGTGGGCCTGACGTCGAAGTTGCTCGGGTACAGTCGCCGGCAGCTGGTGCAGCCGGTGGACGTGGACCTGTCCGTCTTTCTTCCGGGATTGGAGGAGGAGATCCGCCGCGCCGCCGGCCCGGGGATCGATGTTTCCTTCCTCGCGTCTTCCACCGCGCTGGTCGTCCGGATCGACCCGGATCTGCTCCGCAACGTCATTCTCCACATCGTCGACAACGCCCGCGACGCCATGCCCGGGGGCGGGTCGCTCATCATGCGCGTTATGGAGACGGATCGGTCGGGGGAGGAACGGTCCCTGGTGCCGCCCGGCCGCTATGCGCTTTTGTCCCTGACCGATACCGGGGTCGGGATGGAATCGAATATACAGGCCCACATCTTCGACCCCTTCTTCACCACGAAAGGATTCGGGATGGGCGAAGGGTTGTCGCTCCCCGCCGCGTACGGGTTCGTCAAGCAGAGCAAAGGGTTCATCTTCGTCGACAGCACCCCGGGCCGGGGGACCACCGTATCCCTCTACTTTCCGTCCATCGGTCCCGGCCGGGAAGAGCCCGCAGCTCCATGATCCCGCCCGGGGGTCACCCGGGTTTTCCGTAGA
This window contains:
- a CDS encoding response regulator, translating into MEENARSEPVDELRRAQQELEALRIKYFDLYDMAPVGYFTVSGKGLILEANLRGADLLGVERKRLIRQPLARYIVPEDQDLYYLHRKRLSESGARQEFEIRMCRQDGSPFFARLEMGAERDGENGPPVCRTTVSDITAHKKLEEEKRNLEGKMRQSQKLESMGVLSGGIAHDFNNLLMVVLGHAEMASREIPPTSVVRGNLTEITTAAQRAADLSRQMLAYAGRSVFALERVELRDLLEAMTPLLQAAISKKAILNLDLQRDLPLIQADPSQIRQVVLSLISNASDAIGDRNGVITVSLGARRFDDESLRRTELHDDFAPGLYVRLQVTDTGHGMDAATQTRIFEPFFTTKFAGRGLGLAAVQGIVRAHRGALTVYSEPGKGTTFQILFPAVKDDRKEARTIDASSPSADWRGKGTILLVDDEKSLVDLGAKMLERLGFSVLTAFDGLQAVERYRELGHEIDLVLMDLTMPHMDGANAFAEMRRLNPEVRVVLASGYSPEDVGSRFAGKSIDGVLQKPFTIEKLRETLAGLVPERQAGEA
- a CDS encoding Smr/MutS family protein, producing the protein MEETRRRREPAGEIDLHGLTVAEALSRLAACYNARLRAGDTGPIRVIHGYGSSGRGGDLRTAIRELLSRHAGRLEFVPGETYFNNPGVTVVYPKHPLPAPSPNLRTGRR
- a CDS encoding flavodoxin family protein codes for the protein MRVVGFNGSARKGGNTTSLLRHVFAELEKEGIGTELLELSGKRIRGCTACYKCFANKDRRCAVKGDAANDCIAKIDGADGILLGSPTYFADVTAEMKALIDRAGMVGRANENLYRRKVGAAVVAVRRAGAIHAFDTMNHFFLIAQMIVPGSSYWNIGVGREIGDAEKDEEGVATMRTLGRNMAWLMKALASAKEE
- a CDS encoding ATP-binding protein translates to MPGTENLPPEVYRALFECHPAPMWVYDLDTLRFLAVNDAAILHYGYSSDEFLSMTIRDIRPPEDVPALLENVARVTEGIDLAGVWRHRKKDGSLIDVSIVSHTLLFGGRKAELVMATDVTGKLRLEASLRQAQKYEAIGLLAGGVAHNLNNLMTVVEGYSTMVLDRMAPSAPWRREVEAIHRAGKRAVGLTSKLLGYSRRQLVQPVDVDLSVFLPGLEEEIRRAAGPGIDVSFLASSTALVVRIDPDLLRNVILHIVDNARDAMPGGGSLIMRVMETDRSGEERSLVPPGRYALLSLTDTGVGMESNIQAHIFDPFFTTKGFGMGEGLSLPAAYGFVKQSKGFIFVDSTPGRGTTVSLYFPSIGPGREEPAAP
- a CDS encoding DUF4388 domain-containing protein, translated to MKKFRLDQILLRMGVVSEEQIGKALLRQKARGGKLGSHLLYFRFVTEDQMVQALAEQFAVSGVRLSRCEIPEDVVKRIPVALAEEHVALPFRFDREKGELHVAIADPEDKEALSLLRRSSGAPRVILYIAPESRIRSRIASLYHGRADASSRDHVIDLPDLFEEEKEKRAAGSAEPKAAGGKALPRAGILLYTGQVFLKNVLPSVFEREGARLAVATSVDQIVEALQAGEWNRVLVSEDVRGEFERFLSGPGSRIAVPEVTYFRTVANALLENPVPYEKMFESLLAAVRRIAGPRSAGSAGSPAYALISKEIVEVGRGLGLGRVVVDGLRIAAHLLTPPTERKDGAADHPPRPGANLFGDLDASIRVAVSLEFPWDIAACLRLLGTAAPAGGSSSPPEEGRRALHTAAGLLALVWYRHQALPSLHGGTGGDPEALKSGLRAQAGRLAPSSVVEAYVRVLEQSDAFSGAGKDIIVVGEVDPPSSNLFLELKQHGFRVARVDDLAEARKLFLRRRPAAIVLRVDESLSAADVFCRFLREEEGDSDTVLFAVTQRSEPSFLLNLMDTWFSDVFTLPMNGQVVVARISRALSGRERGAAGPVGQGFSATFKDLSFVDLVQALGTGGKSVRMRIEHVGGVQTDICFRKGRIVFAECGQEKGVDAVYRVICRQDEGSFRIEPIRSFPPENVSVPTDYILLEGSRRLDEHRARH
- a CDS encoding dodecin family protein, whose amino-acid sequence is MDSVYKVIDVVGTSKTSWEDAAKNAVETAGKSLEDLRVAEVVKLDLAIEKGKVVAYRARMNISFKYRA
- a CDS encoding CRTAC1 family protein, whose protein sequence is MLCLRVAVAGLCLIALPFTSFALPFSDVTRKAGVGNVGNGKGVAWADIDRDGYQDLFVSNKGGRSILYRNNGNGTFTDITGKAGLADVANGYSMGSSFADYDNDGFPDLYIVKGGREEIESNRLMHNNGNGTFTDVTDKAGVGAKMFTYAAAWADYDRDGFLDLYLANYGVGKKNILYRNNGNGTFTDVTDKAGVGDRSWSWSAVWSDVNNDGWPDLYVVNGEYPTGQKNKLYLNNGDGTFRDFSRESGADDPNWGLGAAFADYDNDGNLDLYISNYVGPNRLLHNDGKGHFTDVSTPAGLAYEGWGKGPSWGDVNNDGSIDLYEGDCKLANQLYINNGKGKFTNQAKKFPVVKNQGVRTKGTAFCDIDNDGDLDLFVVSWGGANKLYRNEQKGKNFLEVKLTGTVSNRDAVGARVKVSQNGKQIGLREVVNFSGFCSQPPLVQHFGLPKPGKYTVDVTWPNGKKSSGTYQSGQIITIVEGK
- a CDS encoding MFS transporter — protein: MLQARVFLLVAATFSTIYLTQPVLPVLREEFGIDAAKASLTVSAVIFGIALATLPFGRLADRFPARPIILAGGTLASLCGFLCAATNSFPLLVAARFLQGVFVPSLTTCLVVYLARRLPAGRLNVAMGAYVSATVAGGLGGRLLAGFLHPPLHWRYAFVTASIFLLLATLDAGRWLPREEKLLDAGGEGGGFAALLSRHDLLRIFSVGAASFGAFSSVFNYLPFHLAGPPFLLSTHLITMLYLSYLVGVGIGPFAGRLGNRLGNGTTMAVGGAVFGASVLFTLVSSVAAVAASLAGVCAGFFIVHTAAVGALNRKLAAGRGRGNSLYVLFYYLGGTAGITASGLAYRREGWRGVVALVVVLLLVPVAAGILEARGEIQAASVAGSKDRPRHFR
- a CDS encoding type IV pilus twitching motility protein PilT is translated as MPRIDAFLKIMQQSGASDLHLGDGYSPFLRMHGILETTQHRVFSPEEVKILFFEMLTDAQIKELETAGEIDFMYELSGVARFRINIYKKHVGLAGAFRIIPNKIPTLDGLGFPETLKKLLSHRNGLILVTGPTNSGKTTTLAAMVDYLNETRNHHIITLEDPLEYIHTNKNCLINQRQIGQHSRSFAKALRSALREDPNVVLVGEMRDNETISLALTAAETGLLVLGTLHTKSAAQTVSRIVDAFPSNQQDQIRMALSEVLVGVCSQQLVKRADGSGRVAALEVMMRTPAIGNLIRESKTQQIGNALVTGRALGMQKLEHHLRDLVSRKIISPEEAALHAENPQDFLVARKDAPAEKPAPPRTP